The following proteins are co-located in the Equus caballus isolate H_3958 breed thoroughbred chromosome 15, TB-T2T, whole genome shotgun sequence genome:
- the RPL31 gene encoding large ribosomal subunit protein eL31, with the protein MAPAKKGGEKKKGRSAINEVVTREYTINIHKRIHGVGFKKRAPRALKEIRKFAMKEMGTPDVRIDTRLNKAVWAKGIRNVPYRIRVRLSRKRNEDEDSPNKLYTLVTYVPVTTFKNLQTVNVDEN; encoded by the exons ATGGCTCCCGCTAAGAAGGGTGGCGAGAAGAAGAAGGGCCGCTCTGCCATCAACGAGGTGGTGACCAGAGAATACACCATCAACATCCACAAGCGCATCCATGGCGT GGGCTTCAAGAAACGTGCCCCTCGGGCACTCAAAGAGATCCGGAAATTTGCCATGAAGGAGATGGGAACTCCAGATGTGCGAATTGACACCAGGCTCAACAAAGCTGTCTGGGCCAAAGGAATAAG gaATGTCCCATACCGTATCCGTGTGCGGTTGTCCAGAAAACGTAATGAGGATGAAGATTCACCAAACAAACTCTATACGTTGGTTACCTACGTACCTGTCACCACTTTCAAAA ATCTACAGACAGTCAACGTGGATGAGAACTAA